The nucleotide sequence CCTTGGATTCCTCTAATGAATCAGCTAGTGAACATAAGAAATTCTAGCAAACTCTCAATGAATATTTAATTGTAGAAAATTTGCCTACTAAAATTCTAGTCAATGAACTTGAGAATCAACTCATAGAAAGGGAATACATGCTGCCAACAAATACCTTCAAACTAAAAGTGTATTCGAGGAAAGGAAAATCTACAACATCCTCTCATATCCCATCATCTAAACTTGAATTAGGTAATGAAAATACTCATTATGTTGTCTACAATGATCTGTGTTAGCCTATTGCATTGAGAAAATGATGCAGAAAATGCACTCAACattctatttctaattttacTTCATTACATCGTTTATCATCTACATACTGAGCCTTTATTACCTAAATATCTTTCATTGAAATTCCAAACACAATCCAAGAGGCACTTAGAGGTGAGAATTGGAGGAAAACAATTAATGAGGAGATGCAAgccttagaaaaaaaatgagacttgGGATATGGTTGATCTTCCCAAAGAGAAGAGAACAACAGGTGGCTAGTggattttcataattaaatacaagGTGGTGGATGAGACAATAGAAATTATAATAAGGCCAAATTGGTAGCTAAGGGATTCACCCAAACTTATGGCATTGACTATCAAGAGACCTTTGCACCGGTGGAAAAATGAACACTATTCATATTCTAATGTCTTTAACTACTAATTTTGATTGACTTTtgcaacaatttgatgtgaagAATGCTTTCTTACATGACGACTTAGAAGAAGAGGTATACATAGACACTCCATCAAGTTTTAGTGATAAGGCTTAGAAGAACAAAGTTGCAAACTTAAGAAGTAATTTTATGGAGTTAAACAAACTTTAAAAGCATGGTTTGGGAGATTTACAAAATCAATGACAAGAATGAACTACCATCAAAGTCAAGGAGTCCACGCATTGTTTATGAAACATAACTCCTTTAGTAAGTTTACTACCTTgattgtttatgtggatgacattattattattggaaatGATGAGGGGAAAATTCAAAGACTAAAAACTTATTTGTCtaatgaatttgaaatcaaagatctaGTGAGTCTAAAACATTTCCTCATGATTGAAGTGACACATTTAAAGTAGGGAATATTTATTTCGCAACAGAAATACATTCTTGATTTGCTAGGGGAAACAGggatgcttggatgcaaactaGTAGAGACTCCTATTAAGCAAACTAATAAattaagaggaaaaatagaggatTATATGGTAAACTGCAACTTTTATAAAAGATTGGtgggaaaattaatttatgtatCTCATAAGAGAAAACATTGCATATGTTGCAAGTATGGTAATCCAATTAATGCATTCACCACATGATTCTCACATGAAGGCAATATATAGAATCCTATGTTACCTAAAGTCTAGGCAAGGAAATCTTATTACAAAAGATAAGAAATATGGAATTGGAAGTTTatagtgatgctgattgggtTGGATCAATTGTTGATAAAAGGTTAACTATTGGATATTGTACCTTCTTGGGAGGAAATCTAGTtacttggagaagtaaaaaacagTCGATGGTGGCTAAATTTAACTCAGAAGTTAAGTTTAGGGTCATGGTTCAAGAGATTCATGAACTACTCTAGATAAAGATCATTCTTATCGACCTTGGCATCACTTTGAAAAGACCCATGAAGTTATATTGTGATAACCAAACTACTATAAATATAGCCCATAACCCCGTTCCTCATGATTAGACCACATATGTGGAGATATATCAACATTTCATCAAAGGAAAAACTTGACAGTGAGCTGATTTGCACTTCATATGTcccattttttaaatagttggCAAATATATTAACAAATGATCTACTAAGTTAAACTTTTTATACTAACTTAGACAAGTTGGGaatgcaaaatatttttgtatcaACTTGAGGGGAACTATTAGAAGAATGGGCCAAGAAATCAACAAATAAttttcctccatatatatatatatatatatatatatatatatatcttatttcttctatcatatttttcctttcttgtaaAAGTTGATGGATGTTTATTGTACCAAGAATTTGGGTAAATTCCATATAGGAACCTTGCATAAAATCCATATAGGACCTTTTACAATAAAATTGTTTGATTTTAGGGATTCTTTTTAATATGTAGCCTAAGTTAAGGGTGTGCTTACTACTTACATGCTTTCAGCAGTTATCCGCTCCGCACTTGGCTACCCAGTGTTTACCCTAGGCTTGATAACTGGTACACCATAGGTGCATCAACTTGAACTAGAGACCTTGCCCGTGAAGTAAATCATCGCACCTACGGTCCAACCAATTGGGAGAGAATCAATAGATTGCTTTTTGGAAGCGATTCATCCTTTCCGAACGCAACACACAACTCTTTGTTGTACTGCGCTCTCCAAGTGTGCTTGTTCCCGCCTTCTTCCTTACCATGACAAGTCTTTGTGAAATAACTCCgatgagaagaaaaaagaactCATCGgtcattctttatatatatatatgtgtgtgtgtggtgTAAATTAGAATGTAAAGATACATGAGAGATTATTTTTCATCACTTTATGATAAAAACtactttattgaaataaatagaataattatattatttaaactaGAAATTGAAATATGATTCTTTATAGACTCAGACATATAATGGCAATCCTTGAGTTCTAGATGACATTATATCCAACTGATGGTTGAGATTTGTTATTCCTCATCCAATGGTTGtggtcattttttaaaatttatttgaaaccatattttaaaactattgttttaatatatatttaaaattatgattttcgTATATTGCATGTatttgaaatcatattttaaaattatgactttTAAATTTGTActgtatttttgttaaaaaagatATAAGTTCGAAAAATAGTTTAACAGCCAAATCCTATATTTTGTTTGGCGAATGGAGCAATTTCACCCCAAATTTCAGAAACTCAATGGAGACTTGTAAGAGCATGTTTGACGAggattctaaaaattgtttgtaGGCTTTTAACACTTGATCAactattttgataaaaaatttagaagcgCTTCGTAAAATACCcattgtagaaaaaaaaaaatgaaggggaAGTAAGTTGGCCCATTGTGCAAAATGGGGGACTTAAGTTAGCCCATTGTACAGAAGGTGCGTGCAAGGCCAAGTTTATGCATGCATAGAAGGAAAATTGATTGTTCGTTGGAAGAGGATTAAAGGCTTGAAGTTTGATAGTGGAGTCTTCTACCGTCGATTCATGTGGTATTAACGTAAGCTTCGTgacttgaataaaaaatttcggCCGTTAAAATgctctttaatttcaaatttcgcTCCAGAATCAGAGAAACCCTTGCTAACCCTCATAAATTTAGGGATTTATTTGAATTTCGTGCATGTGTAATTGGCGTTGAGGTTGGACCTGCTTGTAAACCCAGAAGTTCTTTCCAATTTCCCAGTTATGTACTTAACACATTTTTCTCGTCATTATCATCCAGAAACCCTAATCCTAGTTCTCATTCAAACCCTAGTTTATATGGCGAGAGAGACGATTTTGATGCCATCGGAGAAGGGAGTGACAGATTTAAgcaaatgggttttggggaatCTAGGGATTTAGGCCACTTTGGAAGCGGGCTTGATGATTTGGATGATAATGAAGAATCGAGTGATATAGAAGAAGGTGGTAATGACCATAATGATGACGATTTAATGGTTTTGAATTCATTTACTGGAGGTTACAGACAAACAGAAGGTATTAGAAGATTCGAGGGAGGTGAAGATGAATCTAGACATCCTTTGGTAAGAGAAATATGTAGGTTAATTGAACTTCGATCAGCCTGGAATCCGAAGCTTGAGGGGGAATTGAGGCATTTGCTAAGGAGCCTGAAGCCCAGGCAAGTTTGTGCAGTTTTGCAATTGCAGACTGATGAGCGGGTTGCTTTGAGATTCTTCTACTGGGCTGACCGGCAATGGCGGTACCGGCATGATCCCATTGTGTACTATGCAATGCTTGAGATTCTAAGCAAGACAAAATTGTGTCAGGGGGCAAAGCGGGTTCTTCGACTTATGGCTAAGAGGAGAATTGAGCGCCGGCCTGAAGCATTTGGTTATGTGATGGTGTCATATAGTCGGGCAGGCAAGTTGAGGAATGCAATGCGGGTTTTAACTATGATGCAGAAAGCAGGAATTGAACCTGATTTGTCAATATGTAATACTGCAATTCATGTTTTGGTAATGGGAAATAGGCTGGACAAGGCAGTGAGGTTCCTGGAACGAATGCAAATTGTTGAGATTGCACCTAATGTTATCACCTATAACTGCTTGATTAAGGGGTATTGTGATTTGCATCGACTTGAGGATGCAATGGAACTGATTGCTGAAATGCCTTTTAAAGGTTGCTCTCCTGACAAAATTAGTTACTATACTGTGATGGGTTTTCTTTGTAAGGAAAAAAGGATTAAAGAAGTGAGACTGTTGATGGAGAAGATGTTGAAGGATAGTAATTTGTTACCGGACCAGGTTACATATAACACTCTTGTCCATATGCTCTCCAAGCATGGCCATGGGGATGAGGCTCTTGAATTTTTAAGGGAAGCAGAAGAGAGGAGATTTCGGGTTGATAAGGTTGGGTATAGTGCTATAGTTCACTCCTTCTGTCAGGAAGGAAGAATGGACAAGGCTAAAGAAATAGTGAATGAAATGTTTTCTAAGGGTTGCATTCCTGATGTAGTCACCTACACTTCTGTTATCAATGGGTTGTGTCAGGAAAGGAAGGTGGATCAAGCTAAAAAGATGCTTCGGCAAATGTACAAGCATGGTTGCAAGCCAAATACTGTATCATACACAGCTTTGTTAAATGGGCTTTGTAAGAATGGGAACTCATTGGAGGCAAGAGAGATGATGAACATGAGTGAGGAGGAGTGGTGGATTCCAAATGCTATCACATACAGCGTATTGATGCATGGGTTTCGCAGGGAAGGGAAATTGTCTGAGGCCTGTGATTTGGTCAGGGAGATGATTAAAAAGGGTTTCTTTCCAACACCAGTTGAAATTAATTTACTGATTCAGTCTCTCTGCCAAGAGGAAAAGGTGGATGAGGCAAAAAGGTTCATGGAGCAGTGTCTGAACAATGGATGTGCTGTCAATGTGGTAAACTTTACTACTGTAATTCATGGGTTTTGTCAAAAGGATGACTTGGAAGCTGCTCTCTCATTGCTTGATGATATGTATCTAAGTAACAAACATCCAGATGCAGTTACATATACAACCATAATTGATGCACTGGGAAAGAAAGGTAGAATAGAAGAAGCAACTAAACTTGCAATGA is from Vitis riparia cultivar Riparia Gloire de Montpellier isolate 1030 chromosome 10, EGFV_Vit.rip_1.0, whole genome shotgun sequence and encodes:
- the LOC117924227 gene encoding pentatricopeptide repeat-containing protein At3g04760, chloroplastic, which codes for MLFNFKFRSRIRETLANPHKFRDLFEFRACVIGVEVGPACKPRSSFQFPSYVLNTFFSSLSSRNPNPSSHSNPSLYGERDDFDAIGEGSDRFKQMGFGESRDLGHFGSGLDDLDDNEESSDIEEGGNDHNDDDLMVLNSFTGGYRQTEGIRRFEGGEDESRHPLVREICRLIELRSAWNPKLEGELRHLLRSLKPRQVCAVLQLQTDERVALRFFYWADRQWRYRHDPIVYYAMLEILSKTKLCQGAKRVLRLMAKRRIERRPEAFGYVMVSYSRAGKLRNAMRVLTMMQKAGIEPDLSICNTAIHVLVMGNRLDKAVRFLERMQIVEIAPNVITYNCLIKGYCDLHRLEDAMELIAEMPFKGCSPDKISYYTVMGFLCKEKRIKEVRLLMEKMLKDSNLLPDQVTYNTLVHMLSKHGHGDEALEFLREAEERRFRVDKVGYSAIVHSFCQEGRMDKAKEIVNEMFSKGCIPDVVTYTSVINGLCQERKVDQAKKMLRQMYKHGCKPNTVSYTALLNGLCKNGNSLEAREMMNMSEEEWWIPNAITYSVLMHGFRREGKLSEACDLVREMIKKGFFPTPVEINLLIQSLCQEEKVDEAKRFMEQCLNNGCAVNVVNFTTVIHGFCQKDDLEAALSLLDDMYLSNKHPDAVTYTTIIDALGKKGRIEEATKLAMKMLRVGLIPTPVTYRTVIHQYCRMGRVEDLLKLLEKMLSRQECRTAYNQVIEKLCSFGNLEQAYKLLGKVLRTASKIDANTCHMLIESYLSKGIPLMSYNVACRMFNRNLIPDLKLCEKVSKKLMLEGKSEEADKLILRFVERGRISPQCQLDL